Sequence from the Bacillus thuringiensis genome:
CTCTACTATTGTTTTCTTTTATTTGCCTAGGTGGCTTTTCCTCTGTTTTCTTTTGTTCTTTATGATCTGGCTTCTCATATTTTTTTTCTTTTACAGGAGACAAATCTGGTGATGCAGCAGGAGATGACTCCTGCTGCGATTGCACCTCTTCTTCGTTTTCCACCGGATTAGACGGCGTGGCGGGCGGCGTAACCGATTTGTTCTTCTCTTTCTCTTGCTTTATGTAGACACCTGTGCCAATTCCGGCTTTTCTAGCATTCTCTCGTACTTGCATCGTGCTACTTTGATATTCGACTGTAATATGTTTTAACTCATATTCTTTCTTTAATTCTTTCATTTCCTTTTCCAACTGTGGTTCTAACGAATTGTCCTTCGCAACAGCTGTTAGCATAACTTGCTTATCATTCGTTAAATACTTATCTTCTTGGCTCTGCTTTATAATCGTACGTATTACGTCTTGCAATTGTTTATCTTCCCATTGCTTCAATTCTTTTAAAATACGCCTTCCATCATCATTGCAAGCTTGCAAATCTATAACGCGAAGATCCTTCGTTACGCTCACCTCTAAACTTGGATTTATATCAACTGAAACGTAAGCAAATACTTTTTCTTCCGGTTGGTTGTAGAAAAATAACAGCGCACATAGAAAACAAGCAACAAGTAATGATGCCGGCTTTAAGAAATAAGGGATTGAAAAACGCGATGCTTTTTGTTCTTGCTCATCAAATGAAATTTCCTCCCCAATCATGCAAGAATCCTCTTTTCTTTTACACGTAATAAACTCTCCATTTGGTGTTAAAACAACTACGCTATGCTTTTTTATATCCATCACAATTCCTTTATTCATCATGCTTCCCTCCCCTTATATAATCCAGAATGTATGTATAGTTGTTTGCAAAGATAATACACATTGCAATGAGATATTTTCTATGCCGCTCTAATGTTTTACGACTTACCCTAACACGCGGTTCAATACGCTTAAGAGGTAACTTTTTCTTTCGGAACAGCTCCTCCATCATTTCCTCTTCTTTTATAATCATCTTTACAATTTCTATTAAGTGCTCACGGGTGTCACGATGCTTAGGAGATTCTTTAGCAAGCTCTGAAAATGTGATTTTAAAATCAGCTAACACACTTTGAAAATGAAGAATTTCCTCCTTACGGTT
This genomic interval carries:
- a CDS encoding anti-sigma factor domain-containing protein, whose protein sequence is MMNKGIVMDIKKHSVVVLTPNGEFITCKRKEDSCMIGEEISFDEQEQKASRFSIPYFLKPASLLVACFLCALLFFYNQPEEKVFAYVSVDINPSLEVSVTKDLRVIDLQACNDDGRRILKELKQWEDKQLQDVIRTIIKQSQEDKYLTNDKQVMLTAVAKDNSLEPQLEKEMKELKKEYELKHITVEYQSSTMQVRENARKAGIGTGVYIKQEKEKNKSVTPPATPSNPVENEEEVQSQQESSPAASPDLSPVKEKKYEKPDHKEQKKTEEKPPRQIKENNSRGSQQENRGSQQENNGRGSQQENNGNQQGNNGRGSQQGNNGNQQGNNGRGSEQGNNGNEQGRGSQQGNNGNQQGNNGRGSQQGNNGNQQGDNGRGSQQGNNGNQQGNNGRGSQQGNNGNQQGNNGRGSQQGNSGNQQGDNGRGSQKENDGNEQGNNGRGSQQENRGNQQGNEKKNQ